ACCGGTAAGTTTCACGCTCATGATTTATGTAGACCCCAGAAACACCTTaaaatagtttgtttgttttttaaaataaaaattacagttTTATAAAGCTATTCTATTTATAGATATTATAGCAATATTTAAGCAATTCTAtaacatctttcatccaaggatttcaaagcactttacacagttAAGTATTATTCCTATAGAAAATATGGTAAACTGGAGCACAGAAGGTAAGTAATTTGCCCCTGGCAAAGCAAATCAGTGAGAGAGTTTGGAATAGAATGAAGGTCTTCTCCTGGCTCCCACTaactcctgctctaaccagtaaACAAGACTACTCCTCATACACTACTTAAACCTCATAAAATCTTTGTCACACTGATCAATGTTTTTAACCTGTGTTTATCTGACACAAGTTTACTGTTCACTTGATAAAGTACGAGCCATCCTAAATAAATTTTACACAAACTTTTTTTGCATTTAGGAATTAAGCTAGGATATTCATAGTCCTTGGGAATTCACTAAATGGTTGCTTCATTACTAGTTACAAGGTGTAGGGATGGAAAGAAAATAAGacacaaacatatggacaagagTCAGTCAAAGGTGTCTTTTTGTCCCCACAGTGTTCTGTGCTTTACTGAAAGTAACATTTTGTCACTCAGCCCAGATGTTGTGCAGTCAACAATAGTTTGCCTAAGAACCATGCCAGAGGCCAGAGCCATCCCTTCAAGCCCTCATCATCAATCCTGCACCTGACAGAACGTGCATTCAAATTGGGGTCGGAAATGTGTCAACCAACATCTCCAAAATAAACTCAATCATTCACAGCTTCTCTAAAAAACAACTGTCAATTTACAAAGTGTTACTTAGCGTAGTCAAGGATTGAGGCAATTGTGCTTAATTAGAAAGCTTCTATGTGGCCTTATATAATACTAACTTGCAAATGCAAGCCGTATATCAATCTACTTACATGTAGCCATTCTGCACTGCAGTTGGGAGTCCTTTGATGTATTGTGCAGTTTTCAGTAAAATTTACCTGTGCAACAGTCAGgaagtgcttttctttttttgcaggaATCTCCCAGCTTTACAACTATCCCTTTAAAGGTAGCAGTTtacaaagggaaacaaaaaggTTTCTAGCAGATTataaaggtttttttatttttaaagacactgCCTTTTGCATTCGCTCCACTTTGTACCATCATGCAGCATACTTCTATGGGCACAAGTTCATGCAGAGCAACCACTTCCAAAATAGAACTACTCTGGGTTATGCAACACTCATTAAAATTACAAAACCTCTCAAAAACCTGACCAGAATGTTAAGGCTGACTTGGGCTCCATGTTTATTAAATTTAGCGGCTGTATCATTCATGCTGACAATGTGGAAATCTGCAAAAAGAGAAACAGGGAAGTTTCATGCCTTAACGACAGTGCAAAAACAACAGCTCGTAGATAGGGATGAGGTACCCTTGCCAGGCCACTTCATTACATCAAAATTCATTGATAAGATGAAAGAGCACACTTTTAAAGGAGGTTTGTAGCATCGTAAGTCCCAGGttggttgtttttaaatcatttataCATGCTAGTCAAAACACAGCCAAGACACAGGCTCCATTTCACAGGCAGACAGCTTGGGTCGAAAGAGATCCAAATTCTCTGTGAATCCTGGCCAGGACTGGCACTTGGAAAAGTTTTACTGGTCCCACCAAAATGTTTCTAGCCCTAACAGGTAGAGGGGGATCAAATCTTAAAATTACGTCAATCCAATTACTTGCTATTTCTCAAGCTGCTAGAGTCAGAGATTAATGTTTCCTAAAGCTAATCAGTTGGGATGAAACACAGATTTTTATACCTTTGATGGTTTTGAGATAGTTGAAGGTAAAAATGGTCAGAATTCAAGTGCAGGAGAAAAAAGCAATAGATATAATTAGACTAATGTGATTTTAAAGTCAGATCCCACAACCTGCCAGGGATAGGAAGGAACATTTCATACTACAGAAATCTGCAATTCCCTGCTCTCCAGTTGTATAGGCCATTAATTTCTAAtcaatttcaaaaagaaaaggaagacttgtggcaccttagagactaacaaatttatttgagcataagcataagctttcgtgagctacagtctctaaggtgccacaagtactccttttctttttgagaatgcagactaacaaggctgctactctgaaacctaatcagTTTCAGTTAGTTTCCTTGATCAAGCACTACTTCTCTGTCACTGGTCCAAGACTGAATATAGGAAGTCCTGCATCTCTGACAAACATCACACTCAGTTTCTGGTGCTGAGATGTTAATTTCACCATAATGCTCAAAGtacagtttagtttaatttgtaAAAGCAGGACATATATAAATGGACTTTAAATGCAACCCAAAGAAACAGAGCTTTAGAATTCAAACCAAAACTATCACTCCTTCTAAAACTTGGGAATTAGCACCGTGAGACAGGCAAGCAGAATTAAGAGCCTTTTAAGATCAGCCAAAACAGTCATGCCACATTTGTTTGTGACACACAGAATTAACAGTTATGTATTCATGCCAACGCACTGACAAGTAGCAAGGTCTCACACGCAAGCTGTCTGCGTTACTGCTGCTAGCTCAAATCACAAGCACACACCTTTTTCTTGCCTTTGCCGACTCATACCATTGGCTTTCAGCTGCCTTGGTTTCTCTCGATCTTGAACAGCAGGCCTTGGTGGCGGAGTAGGAAGCCCTCTTGACTTTGTGGGTCTCATGTAGCCTTTTATCTGTTCCGTAGCtttgactctctcctctttctttgtctctttcaaCACTTTTTGTCCAGAACCATCTATCTTTTTCTGAGGTAAGTCTGCACATTTATCCTCTTCAGACTTCAAAGCTTGGAAGTCCTTCAAGCCAGCCTCTATCTTGTCAGCAGCATCACCTTCTGAGTGTTCAGAATGGCCTTTAATTTTATCAGTCGGACTGATTTCCTCTGTTTGGGCATCTCTCAGAATCACATCAGCAGCCTCAGCTGCATCTGTCTTTTTTTCTAAACTAACTGGGCACTCAGGGAAGCTTTGTTCACTCTTCTTTCTTTCACCCAGCTCAGTCTCCTTTCTTTCACCCAGCTCAGTCTCCTTTCTTTCACCCAGCTCAGTCTCCTTTCTTTCACCCAGCTCAGTCTCCTTTCTTTCACCCAGCTCAGTCTCTTTAGTCTTGTTCACCACCACTGCTGCAGCTAGAACCTGCAGAACAACTGCTTCTGCTTTATTCTCCCCTTGCACTGTAAGTTCCGGAGAGATGCATCCAACATCCTTCTCACCAGCATAGCTACTTCCTTCCATTTTGTCCATTACTTTGGCATCTGTGGGAATTGTTCCTTTTACGGCATCTGTCTCCTTCACCAGATGCTCCAAGGAAGCACATTCAGTGCTTTGCTTTTCATCAGTGAAACTTATTTCTTTGTCATCAAACTCTGCTAAAATGGAAGTGTGCACTTCATCCCTTCCTGCCTTGGCATCTTGTTTAACTGGAGAATCCAAGGCAGGACATttacctttcttcttcttctccccaGCACTAGTCACTTTGCTTTTATCACCCTCCTTCACTGAAGTGAAAGCCGGTACACCAGCCTCTTCACCTTCCAGGTTGACTGAATGCTCAGAATGGCtatgtttatttttctcccttttgtcACCCATGCTGGACTCTTCGTTGGTGCCCTCCAAAACCACTCCAGGAGGCAGTGGCACCTTACTTCCATCATCCTTTATGGGATACTCTGGAAAAATACTGGCAAGCCCTTGATTTTTATCTATAGAACAAGCTTTGCCAACTCTGTCAACACCAGCTGCTCTAGACTGAGTGTAGGGTGTGAACAAGTCCACCTTATTATCCCAAAGCATTTGATGCTCAGAGGAGAAATTtctaatattttgattttcatctACAAGACCCATTTCTTCCATTTGGTACTCCAGATCGGTTACTATAGGAGGCTGTATTTTGCTTTTGTCGGTCTTAGTCTCCAGAAGAACTGGCTGTTCAGAGGCATTTTTagcctttttgttttttccatcatTACCCCTCTTTTTACACTTATTAGGCACCAGTGCTGGACCGGGCTCTATCGTTGTTCGATGTTCTAAAATAGTAAATCCAGCCTCTCTGTTTTTATCAGAAGAAGTTACAGCTTCAGTTTTGTCGACTATCTCATCAGCACCACCAGGAAGTGTGGCTGTATCTACTTTAGTCTCCAAAAGAAATGGCTTCTCCAAACCAACATCAGCCTTTGTGCTGTTCTCATTATTCTCTTTTGCTTTTCCTGTCACCAATGGTGTAATGGGTGTTTGTATTTTAGCTGTATCTGTTATATCCTCTAACAGATGCTCTGAAGTAGTAAATTGAGTCTCCTTGCTTTTATCAGTGGAGtgaatttctttaattttatcaGCCTCCTCGACTACTGCAGGAAGTTTAACGGAGTCTGTCTTTGCCTCCAAGAcagcaaggtgctcagcactattTTCAATCTTTTTGCTTTTCCCATCACTACACCTCTTCTTAGGTTTGTCCGCCACCAGTTCTGTAATGGGAATGTGTGCCTTAGCTGTATCTGTTATATCCTCCAAGAGGTGATCTAAAGTAGTAAAATCAGTCTGCTTGGCTTTATCAGAGGAATGAGTTTCTTTAGTTTTGAAGAGTGTTTTGGACTTTGCTGTGTCCATTTCATAATCTGAGGGAACAAGTTGCTCAAAGAAACTTTTTTCATTACTTTCCTTTATTTTAGGTTTTTCTGTTATCAGTTTCATAGTGGGAACTTGTACCGTGGTTGTATCTGTCAAATTCTCCAGTTGAAGCCCTGCTGTAGTAAAAATAGGCTCCTTGCCTATATCAGCAAAAcccatttctttaattttttcagCCTTTTCCACTACAGTAGGAAGCTTGCGTGTGTCTGTCTTAGTTTCCAGAAGAAAAGGCTGCTCAAAAGAACTTTTTTCAGCTTTTTTGCCTTTCCTGTCACTGTCCTCCTTTTTAGGTTTGTCAGTCATCAGTGCTCTACTGGAATCTGTAGTAAATTCAGTTTCTATGCTTTTATCCATCAAACTATCTTCTTTTGTTTTGCTGATTGTCTCAGCACTAGCAGAAAGTTTGGCCGCATCTGTTTTAGTCTCCAAAAGAAGTGGCTGTTCTGAAATACTGAATTCAGCCTTTTCACTTTTCCCAGTCATACCATTTTTAGGTTCTTCTGTTACCAGTGTTGTAGTGGGACCTTGTACCTTCACTGTAGCTGTTGCACCCTCCAACAGATGTTCTGCAATAGTAAAATCAGTCTCTTTACCTTtatcagtgaaaaatatttttttagttttgtcATCCTTCTCCATTACAGCAGGAAGACTGCTTGTGTCTTCCTTAACCTCCAGAAAAAATGGCTGCTGGAAATAACTTTTTTCagcctttttgttttttccatcacTAGTCCTTTTCTTAGGCTTGTCTGCCACCTTTGCAGTACTGGGACCTGTCATATTCTCCAATGAATGCTCTGCAATAGCAAAGCCAGTCTCTTTGTCTTTATCAGTAAAGATTATTTCTTTAGTTTTGTCAGCTGTCTCAACTACAGCAGGAAGTTTGTTCGGGTCTCTCTCGGCCTCCAGAAGAACTGGCTGCTCAGAGAaatttttaacctttttgttCTTCCCATCACTACCCCTCTTTTTAGATTTGTCTGTAACCAGTGCCATGTTGGGATCTGTCTCAGTTGGATGATCCAATGCAGTGAATCCAGTCTGTTTGCTTTTATCAGTAAAATCTATGTTAGCTATGTCAACTGtctcagcaggagcaggaagtTTGGCTGTATCTGTCTTAGTTTCCAAAAGAAATGGCTGCTCTGAAAAACTGAAGTCAGCCTTTTTGTTTTTCCCAGCAATGCCCTCTTTAGGTTTGTCTGAGACCAATGGTATAAGGGGTACTTTAGTAATATCTGTTGCAGTTTCCAATGGAGGCTCTGAAGTAACAGAGCCAGTCTCTTGGCTTTTATCAAAGGAATCTGTTTCTTTAGTTTTGTCGACTCTCTTTGCTACAGCAGGAAGATTGGTTGTATCTGTCTTAATCTCTAAAACAGCAGGCTGCTTGGAGATACCATTTTCAGTCTTTCTGCTTTTTTTATCACTACCTCTTTTCTTTGGTTTCTCTCCCGTCAGTGCCCCAATGGGAGTTTGAACTTCACTTGGAACGGTCTCATCTGCTGCTATATGTTTGGGAGATACGCACTTAATCTCTTTATTTTCGTCAATAAGGCTAATTTCTACAGGTTTGGCCTCCAAAGGAGTGTCCACTTTGTTTAGGTTGATGCCTTTTGAAATTGATGCTTTAAGGTCTGAATGCTCTGAATGTTTACACtcaatctttttgtttttttcaacaaaacttaTTTCCATAGGTTTGGTTTGTGTCAGTGCTGATGCAGGATCCCCCATCTTAGTGTGTTCTGCCTTGCATTCTAGCTTCTCCAAGGGTacctgtttgtttttgcttttagaCTGCAACGAACTGTCATCTTTCATTTCTTCTGGTTTCATGACTTCTCCACCTTTTGCATCCAACAAAAATTTAAATGGTCCTTCAGTTTTCAGGCTCTGCTGGCCTGCTGCGGGACTTGAGATAATATTTTGATCGTCTAAGAGGTGGCTTTCAGTTCCTACCTTAGCATCCCTTGATACATCTGAAGTTCCCTTCCTCTTGCCCTCTCTTGAGGGAGTAGAGTGCTCTTTGACACCTTCAGCAGGCAAGACAAAGGGAATGTCTGGCTTTTGCAGTTCAGCAGCAAAGAGGGGAACTTTGGGAGCTTTAGAAACTCCTACATTTTCATCCCCCAACTCCATTGTTCTTGGATGGTGGTTTCTCTTTTGTTTcggtttcttcttcttcttcttcagaatCACTGGAGAACCTTCTGAATCCCAGGTCTCTCTAGGTACATCTCTCTGGCTCTCTACAAACTCAGACGGCATGCTGAGTAGCTGCCCGGCTGCCTTTTTATGTGGTGCCCTAGTCCGTGAGAATGTTCCAGAGACCCATCCAAGTTCTGGCATAGAAAAGGGGTCTGCTTTTGGGTCACTACTCTTCTGTTGTGAGAGACCTACTAGAAGTTCCTCTGGGACATCTGCACCAGGCACTGCTGCAGGTTTTGCTCTGCCAAACCTGCGGTCACTTGATTTGTTAGCTTGCCTTACTTGTGCAGTAGGTACACCTGGAATACAGGAAGTTTGCTCAAGTATCAGAGCAACTATTTGCTAAAAAGTCTGATGTTagccaattttttattttattgaccACCTCAGTCATATATGCAGAACTTTTAAACACACTGATACCATACTAACCCCAAACCCAGTTTTAGTGGTGCTGTTTAAGAAAGCTAACTTTAAAATAGGTTTTATGTTTAATTTCTGTGTTACTGATAAGTAAGTAAAATAGATCAATGACAGAGATTAACAGTCATTTTTTGTACAGTGGGTGATCTTTACTCCCATAAAACACCTGCTCTTGTAGTGAGAAATTACCAATATTTAGAAAAGGCATTAGGGATCCATTTTTCCTGTTATCTTAGCAAGACAAGACAGCAGCTACACCAGTTACAACCCTCTAGTTTAGAAACTTTCCTTAATAGGAAATAGAAGCATAGTGGAAAGGTAAGGCTCAAGAAGAAAGCGTGTGGATGTAATGGGAAGAAAAAGCTAGAAGTAAGTTTCCCACAGCACCCGTAAAGCAGTGGAAGGCAAAACTTcatcaaaagaaaaataattttgtgtaCTCAGACGTAGATAGCACTAATTTCCTCAGTTATAAGCCATTAACTTTAGAGAGTGTCAGTCATTTCTTACATATCCCTGGTCCCACAAATCAGCCTCCAGTCAGAAACATAAGCAATCTAGGCTCAATGGAGAGGTGAGTTAGTGGAGCAGGGACAAAAACTATGTTTTCCTCCTTCAGCTACACACCTCAATTTGGAAAAGGAATTTGCCTTGATTATTTTACTAGAATCAAGGAACACTGGGTTTGTCTTAACACCAAAATAAGAGCCATGTTGGAAATGGCATTAGAAGAGAGGGAAGGTGAGTGTTTAAATgctttagcagtgaagacataagCCAGCCCCCAATGAAGATAGCAGCAGCATCCAAATTTGGACTTGTAGTCCTGAAACCAAGGAGATTAAATCATTTAtagaggggacagggcagagacTGGAGGCAAAGTGCAAGCAGAATCATTGTGATGAATTCACAAAACAGCACAGTGCTGGCTGTAGAAAATTGTGTGCTTGCCCATATGGCTGAAGGGTAAGACAAATGCAGCTAGTAGGAGAAGGAAGAATGGTATTGAGAGAGAAAACATACTTTAATTCTAAATTCCAGCTACTGTCAAATCTCTACCTGTAGGTTCCAGTGGAGATTTCTCTTGTGGAGGTTCTATATGGTGGGCATGACTAAGCTCAGCCTCTTCCTTCAGCTTCTCTACTATGGCCAGGTCAGCAGCCGGAGCTGTTTTTTCCGGAAGGGTTTCTTTAGTTTCTATTAATGTAAATGGTTCTTTTGCTTCCACTGGAAGTGAAACACAAAAAACACAATAAGATGGGATGTTTCACATCTGATGAATGAGTGTAACCAATATTTTACACACAGGCAT
The window above is part of the Chelonia mydas isolate rCheMyd1 chromosome 2, rCheMyd1.pri.v2, whole genome shotgun sequence genome. Proteins encoded here:
- the MAP4 gene encoding microtubule-associated protein 4 isoform X8 — translated: MADLDHNLSLADALTEPPAEIEEEVKRDFIATLEAEKFDDVVGETVGKTDYIPLLDDDDAKAESQEPKSKSHTDGGQVESTSAVGPAVLENGDHGIDDDSTVSPREITGEKMSYKEFLDHSETWAMDDRDLCFESQSIFRPMEETEPFKMHREDVLSDMLLRPSGETRLPFTEHFEASEEVHAPHAAVMVPELPSLGSPYSPAEVIDPSAFMTLDSTTESLLNISAPARVTVPEEHWLGVQHAVEGLDESSFGEPPEPTRLADVSEQYLPSPVAAAPAAVPSALTEPTGETKATDTPQVEPTASAPAVEEVCVQVMGQVSIPVVEELMVFEPSVEQHKSALNEPPAVSSAPAEVMEQKVTVPEASTPGADSTLVEENKPSPSKHTEHLPKPNELLPELAVEAKEPFTLIETKETLPEKTAPAADLAIVEKLKEEAELSHAHHIEPPQEKSPLEPTGVPTAQVRQANKSSDRRFGRAKPAAVPGADVPEELLVGLSQQKSSDPKADPFSMPELGWVSGTFSRTRAPHKKAAGQLLSMPSEFVESQRDVPRETWDSEGSPVILKKKKKKPKQKRNHHPRTMELGDENVGVSKAPKVPLFAAELQKPDIPFVLPAEGVKEHSTPSREGKRKGTSDVSRDAKVGTESHLLDDQNIISSPAAGQQSLKTEGPFKFLLDAKGGEVMKPEEMKDDSSLQSKSKNKQVPLEKLECKAEHTKMGDPASALTQTKPMEISFVEKNKKIECKHSEHSDLKASISKGINLNKVDTPLEAKPVEISLIDENKEIKCVSPKHIAADETVPSEVQTPIGALTGEKPKKRGSDKKSRKTENGISKQPAVLEIKTDTTNLPAVAKRVDKTKETDSFDKSQETGSVTSEPPLETATDITKVPLIPLVSDKPKEGIAGKNKKADFSFSEQPFLLETKTDTAKLPAPAETVDIANIDFTDKSKQTGFTALDHPTETDPNMALVTDKSKKRGSDGKNKKVKNFSEQPVLLEAERDPNKLPAVVETADKTKEIIFTDKDKETGFAIAEHSLENMTGPSTAKVADKPKKRTSDGKNKKAEKSYFQQPFFLEVKEDTSSLPAVMEKDDKTKKIFFTDKGKETDFTIAEHLLEGATATVKVQGPTTTLVTEEPKNGMTGKSEKAEFSISEQPLLLETKTDAAKLSASAETISKTKEDSLMDKSIETEFTTDSSRALMTDKPKKEDSDRKGKKAEKSSFEQPFLLETKTDTRKLPTVVEKAEKIKEMGFADIGKEPIFTTAGLQLENLTDTTTVQVPTMKLITEKPKIKESNEKSFFEQLVPSDYEMDTAKSKTLFKTKETHSSDKAKQTDFTTLDHLLEDITDTAKAHIPITELVADKPKKRCSDGKSKKIENSAEHLAVLEAKTDSVKLPAVVEEADKIKEIHSTDKSKETQFTTSEHLLEDITDTAKIQTPITPLVTGKAKENNENSTKADVGLEKPFLLETKVDTATLPGGADEIVDKTEAVTSSDKNREAGFTILEHRTTIEPGPALVPNKCKKRGNDGKNKKAKNASEQPVLLETKTDKSKIQPPIVTDLEYQMEEMGLVDENQNIRNFSSEHQMLWDNKVDLFTPYTQSRAAGVDRVGKACSIDKNQGLASIFPEYPIKDDGSKVPLPPGVVLEGTNEESSMGDKREKNKHSHSEHSVNLEGEEAGVPAFTSVKEGDKSKVTSAGEKKKKGKCPALDSPVKQDAKAGRDEVHTSILAEFDDKEISFTDEKQSTECASLEHLVKETDAVKGTIPTDAKVMDKMEGSSYAGEKDVGCISPELTVQGENKAEAVVLQVLAAAVVVNKTKETELGERKETELGERKKSEQSFPECPVSLEKKTDAAEAADVILRDAQTEEISPTDKIKGHSEHSEGDAADKIEAGLKDFQALKSEEDKCADLPQKKIDGSGQKVLKETKKEERVKATEQIKGYMRPTKSRGLPTPPPRPAVQDREKPRQLKANGMSRQRQEKAKPEEIKPVELVTGNDITAPPNKELPPSPEKKTKPSASTPSAKPAATKTKPLSTTSPKRPASATPGQNKKPTSPTAGPTSATTPKRPTTGTTRPSTLTPKDTKPKVTDAKSPDKRTSLSKPLSATTPRAAVKGSPATPRTTAASPVTTASGLRNTATSPPKRPTTIKTETKLADARKTTVKSPSADLSRPKSAPANSAKSSATTPTATTPGTPVSPGVTTSRPKPKPAAARPTTASSTTPEAKKPSTVKAPLKTSTVPKPPRPTSSVSASDLKNIRSKIGSTDNIKHQPGGGRVQIVSKKANYSHVQSKCGSKDNIKHVPGGGNVPNAQKPASGSRSQPSIAPKPSPGSTNVQIQSKKVDISKVSSKCGSKTNIKHKPGGGDVKIENQKLNFKEKAQAKVGSLDNVGHVPAGGTMKIESHKLMFREKAKARTDHGADIVVSKSPNLSSSTSPWCSTSVSESLGSIASSSPLQQPAPHAEDLSAVLSQQGL
- the MAP4 gene encoding microtubule-associated protein 4 isoform X9, with amino-acid sequence MADLDHNLSLADALTEPPAEIEEEVKRDFIATLEAEKFDDVVGETVGKTDYIPLLDDDDAKAESQEPKSKSHTDGGQVESTSAVGPAVLENGDHGIDDDSTVSPREITGEKMSYKEFLDHSETWAMDDRDLCFESQSIFRPMEETEPFKMHREDVLSDMLLRPSGETRLPFTEHFEASEEVHAPHAAVMVPELPSLGSPYSPAEVIDPSAFMTLDSTTESLLNISAPARVTVPEEHWLGVQHAVEGLDESSFGEPPEPTRLADVSEQYLPSPVAAAPAAVPSALTEPTGETKATDTPQVEPTASAPAVEEVCVQVMGQVSIPVVEELMVFEPSVEQHKSALNEPPAVSSAPAEVMEQKVTVPEASTPGADSTLVEENKPSPSKHTEHLPKPNELLPELAVEAKEPFTLIETKETLPEKTAPAADLAIVEKLKEEAELSHAHHIEPPQEKSPLEPTGVPTAQVRQANKSSDRRFGRAKPAAVPGADVPEELLVGLSQQKSSDPKADPFSMPELGWVSGTFSRTRAPHKKAAGQLLSMPSEFVESQRDVPRETWDSEGSPVILKKKKKKPKQKRNHHPRTMELGDENVGVSKAPKVPLFAAELQKPDIPFVLPAEGVKEHSTPSREGKRKGTSDVSRDAKVGTESHLLDDQNIISSPAAGQQSLKTEGPFKFLLDAKGGEVMKPEEMKDDSSLQSKSKNKQVPLEKLECKAEHTKMGDPASALTQTKPMEISFVEKNKKIECKHSEHSDLKASISKGINLNKVDTPLEAKPVEISLIDENKEIKCVSPKHIAADETVPSEVQTPIGALTGEKPKKRGSDKKSRKTENGISKQPAVLEIKTDTTNLPAVAKRVDKTKETDSFDKSQETGSVTSEPPLETATDITKVPLIPLVSDKPKEGIAGKNKKADFSFSEQPFLLETKTDTAKLPAPAETVDIANIDFTDKSKQTGFTALDHPTETDPNMALVTDKSKKRGSDGKNKKVKNFSEQPVLLEAERDPNKLPAVVETADKTKEIIFTDKDKETGFAIAEHSLENMTGPSTAKVADKPKKRTSDGKNKKAEKSYFQQPFFLEVKEDTSSLPAVMEKDDKTKKIFFTDKGKETDFTIAEHLLEGATATVKVQGPTTTLVTEEPKNGMTGKSEKAEFSISEQPLLLETKTDAAKLSASAETISKTKEDSLMDKSIETEFTTDSSRALMTDKPKKEDSDRKGKKAEKSSFEQPFLLETKTDTRKLPTVVEKAEKIKEMGFADIGKEPIFTTAGLQLENLTDTTTVQVPTMKLITEKPKIKESNEKSFFEQLVPSDYEMDTAKSKTLFKTKETHSSDKAKQTDFTTLDHLLEDITDTAKAHIPITELVADKPKKRCSDGKSKKIENSAEHLAVLEAKTDSVKLPAVVEEADKIKEIHSTDKSKETQFTTSEHLLEDITDTAKIQTPITPLVTGKAKENNENSTKADVGLEKPFLLETKVDTATLPGGADEIVDKTEAVTSSDKNREAGFTILEHRTTIEPGPALVPNKCKKRGNDGKNKKAKNASEQPVLLETKTDKSKIQPPIVTDLEYQMEEMGLVDENQNIRNFSSEHQMLWDNKVDLFTPYTQSRAAGVDRVGKACSIDKNQGLASIFPEYPIKDDGSKVPLPPGVVLEGTNEESSMGDKREKNKHSHSEHSVNLEGEEAGVPAFTSVKEGDKSKVTSAGEKKKKGKCPALDSPVKQDAKAGRDEVHTSILAEFDDKEISFTDEKQSTECASLEHLVKETDAVKGTIPTDAKVMDKMEGSSYAGEKDVGCISPELTVQGENKAEAVVLQVLAAAVVVNKTKETELGERKETELGERKKSEQSFPECPVSLEKKTDAAEAADVILRDAQTEEISPTDKIKGHSEHSEGDAADKIEAGLKDFQALKSEEDKCADLPQKKIDGSGQKVLKETKKEERVKATEQIKGYMRPTKSRGLPTPPPRPAVQDREKPRQLKANGMSRQRQEKAKPEEIKPVELVTGNDITAPPNKELPPSPEKKTKPSASTPSAKPAATKTKPLSTTSPKRPASATPGQNKKPTSPTAGPTSATTPKRPTTGTTRPSTLTPKDTKPKVTDAKSPDKRTSLSKPLSATTPRAAVKGSPATPRTTAASPVTTASGLRNTATSPPKRPTTIKTETKLADARKTTVKSPSADLSRPKSAPANSAKSSATTPTATTPGTPVSPGVTTSRPKPKPAAARPTTASSTTPEAKKPSTVKAPLKTSTVPKPPRPTSSVSASDLKNIRSKIGSTDNIKHQPGGGRVQIVSKKANYSHVQSKCGSKDNIKHVPGGGNVPNAQKPASGSRSQPSIAPKPSPGSTNVQIQSKKVDISKVSSKCGSKTNIKHKPGGGDVKIENQKLNFKEKAQAKVGSLDNVGHVPAGGTMKPEGGEEAALLAQAPQNGDVTAPQAGSEMRENGVGPTAPAVGGGDQREIQSFGTQIQETN